A genomic window from Cricetulus griseus strain 17A/GY chromosome 4, alternate assembly CriGri-PICRH-1.0, whole genome shotgun sequence includes:
- the Tex55 gene encoding testis-specific expressed protein 55 gives MDEPPQEAPNGSLDNKDTAQSPNNQKTYIEEGAGQDPHTGSENTGVGSSEQTSDKASSQTANEGSGWTDPRTSEEASQPSEHRGTSQQIDRRSSGQTERKTSETYNQQLPSLFEGKAYEKTDDRASLPFGGKAFEQTDQGTWEFGDQTSSDQADYRTSGRSQYQVYNEVDYLPEDFSGQHRFSGDQERDYRDYVRMKRDAQMADYRSYYKTLAQTENRSLSEIVDNKEVREADFKIQPCTFEVSQTDLRSKVSASWETESAATVQGYKPPEAEFTTDTQSSYGKLPSITTKVYYSSSQEKAQTTELPTDVVAEFEQRKSSQRQSEDSKRLFPPIVFEDPYQVALRYMEKHNILQIFQQITENLVYEKPDDPLDFMLGQVQDMIRHRDQHRII, from the exons ATGGATGAGCCTCCACAAGAGGCTCCAAATGGATCCTTGGACAATAAAGACACAGCCCAATCCCCAAATAACCAGAAGACCTACATAGAAGAAGGAGCAGGCCAGGATCCTCACACAGGTTCCGAAAACACTGGGGTTGGATCATCCGAGCAAACCAGTGACAAGGCATCCAGCCAAACTGCTAATGAAGGGTCTGGATGGACTGACCCAAGAACTTCTGAAGAGGCTTCTCAGCCATCTGAGCACAGGGGAACATCTCAGCAGATTGACCGCAGATCATCTGGCCAGACTGAAAGAAAAACTTCAGAGACATATAATCAGCAATTGCCCAGCCTATTTGAGGGAAAAGCTTATGAGAAGACAGATGACCGAGCATCTTTGCCATTTGGTGGGAAAGCTTTTGAGCAGACTGACCAAGGAACTTGGGAGTTTGGTGACCAGACCTCATCAGACCAAGCTGACTATAGAACATCAGGAAGGAGTCAATACCAAGTCTACAATGAAGTTGATTACCTGCCTGAAGACTTCAGTGGTCAACATAGGTTTAGTGGGGATCAGGAAAGGGACTATAGGGACTATGTCCGTATGAAACGTGACGCACAAATGGCTGACTACCGCTCATACTACAAAACACTTGCCCAGACTGAGAACCGATCATTATCTGAAATTGTTGACAACAAAGAGGTCAGAGAAGCTGACTTCAAAATACAGCCTTGCACATTTGAAGTTAGCCAAACAGATCTCAGATCCAAGGTCTCAGCttcctgggaaacagaaagtGCGGCCACTGTCCAAGGTTACAAGCCACCTGAAGCTGAATTCACCACTGACACCCAGTCCTCATACGGAAAACTGCCCTCCATCACAACCAAAGTGTACTATTCCTCCAGCCAAGAAAAAGCTCAAACCACAGAATTACCTACA GATGTTGTTGCAGAATTTGAGCAAAGAAAGAGTTCTCAGAGACAAAGTGAAGATTCCAAGAGGCTGTTCCCTCCCATTGTTTTTGAAGACCCTTATCAAGTTGCACTCCGCTACATGGAAAAACACAACATTCTTCAGATATTCCAG CAGATCACTGAGAACCTAGTCTACGAAAAGCCGGACGATCCCCTGGATTTCATGCTAGGTCAG GTACAGGACATGATCAGACACAGAGATCAGCATCGTATCATCTGA